From the genome of Pseudomonas yamanorum, one region includes:
- a CDS encoding IclR family transcriptional regulator, whose protein sequence is MQENAHIPVKDAAPTGTQTLLRGLGVVQAVAAGARDLKEIAKRIGTTRSTTHRLASCLVEERYLRVVPQVGYLLGPKLIELGFQAREELPLVSLAVPYLDELSALTGDTIHLAIREYDDVLYLHKNPGRNGPEMRSRVGHRMPLARTGIGKALLLDDTVEEWQRLYQVSLPTGGKNLQWPQHPEQSWAQFEQRMQEYVAGGYAFDLEDNEPSIRCVAAPVRDASRRIVAGISIASTVPYMPLEKMAELIPVIKQVAARLSAELGAKA, encoded by the coding sequence ATGCAGGAAAACGCCCACATTCCCGTCAAAGACGCCGCCCCCACCGGCACCCAGACCCTGCTTCGCGGATTGGGCGTGGTGCAGGCAGTGGCCGCCGGCGCGCGGGATCTCAAGGAGATTGCCAAGCGCATCGGCACCACCCGCAGTACCACTCACCGCCTGGCCAGTTGCCTGGTGGAAGAGCGCTACCTGCGCGTGGTGCCGCAAGTCGGCTATCTGCTGGGGCCCAAGTTGATCGAGTTGGGGTTTCAGGCGCGCGAGGAATTGCCGCTGGTAAGCCTGGCGGTTCCCTACCTGGACGAGTTGTCGGCGCTGACTGGCGACACCATCCATCTGGCGATCCGCGAATACGACGACGTGCTGTACCTGCACAAGAACCCTGGTCGCAACGGCCCGGAAATGCGCTCGCGCGTCGGCCATCGCATGCCGCTGGCGCGCACCGGGATCGGCAAGGCGTTGTTGCTGGATGACACGGTGGAAGAGTGGCAGCGCCTGTATCAGGTCAGCTTGCCCACGGGCGGGAAGAACTTGCAGTGGCCGCAGCACCCCGAGCAATCCTGGGCACAGTTTGAACAGCGCATGCAGGAATACGTGGCGGGCGGTTATGCGTTCGATCTGGAAGACAACGAACCGTCGATCCGTTGTGTCGCGGCACCGGTGCGCGATGCCAGCCGGCGAATCGTCGCCGGCATCAGCATCGCCAGTACCGTGCCCTACATGCCGCTGGAGAAAATGGCCGAGCTGATTCCTGTGATCAAACAGGTCGCAGCGCGGCTGTCAGCGGAGTTGGGCGCGAAGGCCTGA
- a CDS encoding NAD(P)-dependent alcohol dehydrogenase — protein MYTAIGYAAQSATTPLAPMSFERRSPRADDVAIEILFCGVCHSDIHQARNEWGIAVYPLMPGHEIVGKVTAVGASVTAHKVGDLVGVGCMVDSCRHCDACHADLEQYCLEGPTMTYATPDRVDGSNTMGGYSDSIVVSEHFVVKIPAKLDLASAAPILCAGITTYSPLKHYGVKAGDKVGVLGMGGLGHMGIKFAKAMGAEVTLFTRSASKAEEGRRQGADHVIVSTDAEQMKAAAGHFDFLLDTIPVQHDLNPYLDVLRFDGVHILVGLIEPVDPPVNAAKLVLGRKVLAGSLIGGIAETQEVLDFCAEHGITCDIEMLDIRQINEAYTRMIAGDVKYRFVIDMATLKV, from the coding sequence ATGTACACCGCCATCGGTTATGCCGCTCAATCGGCCACCACTCCCCTCGCCCCCATGTCCTTCGAACGCCGTAGCCCACGCGCTGATGACGTGGCGATCGAAATTCTCTTCTGCGGCGTCTGCCACTCCGACATTCACCAGGCACGCAACGAATGGGGCATTGCCGTGTACCCGCTGATGCCGGGCCACGAGATCGTCGGCAAAGTCACCGCCGTCGGCGCCAGCGTCACTGCGCATAAAGTCGGCGACCTGGTGGGTGTTGGCTGCATGGTCGACTCCTGCCGTCACTGCGACGCCTGCCACGCCGACCTCGAGCAATACTGCCTCGAAGGCCCGACCATGACCTACGCCACCCCAGACCGGGTCGATGGCAGCAACACCATGGGCGGCTACTCCGACAGCATCGTGGTCAGCGAACACTTCGTGGTGAAGATCCCGGCCAAGCTCGACCTGGCCAGCGCCGCGCCGATCCTCTGCGCCGGCATCACCACCTACTCACCACTCAAGCACTACGGTGTGAAGGCTGGCGACAAGGTTGGGGTTCTGGGCATGGGCGGGTTGGGCCATATGGGCATCAAGTTCGCCAAGGCCATGGGCGCGGAAGTGACATTGTTCACCCGCTCCGCGAGCAAGGCTGAAGAAGGCCGTCGCCAGGGCGCCGATCACGTGATCGTGTCCACCGATGCTGAACAGATGAAAGCCGCTGCCGGGCACTTCGATTTCCTGCTGGACACCATCCCGGTGCAGCACGACTTGAATCCCTACCTCGACGTGCTGCGCTTTGACGGCGTGCACATCCTGGTGGGCCTGATCGAGCCAGTCGACCCGCCCGTCAACGCTGCCAAGCTGGTGCTGGGCCGCAAGGTACTGGCCGGTTCATTGATCGGTGGCATTGCCGAAACCCAGGAAGTCCTGGATTTCTGCGCCGAGCACGGCATCACCTGCGACATCGAAATGCTCGACATCCGCCAGATCAACGAAGCCTACACCCGCATGATTGCCGGTGATGTGAAGTACCGCTTCGTGATCGACATGGCGACCTTGAAGGTCTGA
- a CDS encoding AraC family transcriptional regulator, translating into MLLTRHVDANAALVALIEPLTPRDGFSPTNLPGVQVLRASCDVARGPQIYEPSLMIVAQGSKVAYLGPRTLEYGAGHYLIQAMPVPFECETFAMPNAPLLGVTVGIDRVVLGELVMAMGIQSGPPPAAQTLESMSSVVLDDAMRGCVERLLQCLHDPLESRIMGPARVRELLFTALRGPQADVLRALVEQQGQFSRVATSLNHLHAHYAEPLNIETLAGYAHMSASTFHEHFKRCTLLSPVQYLKRLRLLKAQQLLLVEGMGVAQAAHSVGYQSTSQFSREYKRYFERSPGDERAA; encoded by the coding sequence ATGTTGTTGACCCGCCATGTCGACGCCAATGCCGCGTTGGTTGCCCTGATCGAACCACTGACGCCCCGTGATGGCTTCTCCCCCACGAACCTGCCGGGCGTGCAGGTGTTGCGCGCCAGTTGCGATGTGGCGCGGGGCCCGCAGATTTATGAACCGAGCCTGATGATCGTCGCCCAGGGCAGCAAGGTCGCCTACCTGGGCCCGCGTACCCTGGAATACGGCGCCGGGCATTACCTGATCCAGGCGATGCCGGTGCCGTTCGAATGCGAGACCTTTGCCATGCCCAATGCGCCGCTGTTGGGGGTGACGGTGGGCATTGACCGGGTGGTGCTGGGTGAGTTGGTGATGGCGATGGGTATCCAGTCCGGGCCACCGCCGGCGGCGCAGACGTTGGAGTCCATGAGTTCGGTGGTACTGGATGACGCCATGCGTGGCTGCGTCGAACGGCTGTTGCAATGCCTGCACGATCCGCTGGAGAGCCGGATCATGGGCCCGGCGCGGGTGCGGGAATTATTGTTCACCGCATTGCGCGGGCCACAGGCGGATGTGCTGCGGGCACTGGTGGAGCAGCAGGGGCAGTTTTCCCGGGTGGCGACCTCGTTGAATCACCTGCATGCCCATTACGCCGAGCCGCTGAATATCGAGACGCTGGCGGGTTATGCGCACATGAGTGCGTCGACGTTCCACGAACACTTCAAGCGTTGCACGCTGTTGTCGCCGGTGCAGTACCTCAAGCGGTTGCGGTTGCTCAAGGCGCAGCAGTTGCTGTTGGTGGAGGGGATGGGTGTGGCGCAGGCGGCCCATAGCGTGGGGTACCAGAGCACGTCGCAGTTCAGCCGGGAATACAAGCGCTACTTCGAGCGCAGCCCTGGGGATGAGCGAGCGGCATAA
- a CDS encoding electron transfer flavoprotein-ubiquinone oxidoreductase, which produces MEREYMEFDVVIVGAGPAGLSAACRLKQKAAEAGKEISVCVVEKGSEVGAHILSGAVFEPRALNELFPDWKELGAPLNTPVVRDDIYVLRSSEAATKVPDFFVPKTMHNEGNYIISLGNLCRWLAQQAENLGVEVYPGFAAQEALFDENGVVRGIITGDLGVDREGHPKEGVYTPGMELRGKYTLFAEGCRGHIGKQLIQRFNLDSDADAQHYGIGLKEIWEIDPAKHQPGLVVHTAGWPLDIMSAENTGGSFLYHLENNQVVVGLIVDLSYSNTFLSPFDEFQRLKHHPVLAQYLEGGKRISYGARAICKGGLNSLPKMVFKGGALIGCDLGTLNFAKIKGSHTAMKSGMLAADAVADRLFAESEGGDELTAYVDSFKNSWLYEELFASRNFGPAMHKFGPILGAGFNWFDQNILGGKMPFTLHDTKPDYACLKLAKDSKKIDYPKPDGKLSFDKLSSVFISGTNHEEEQPCHLKLKDPSIPIGTNLPLYDEPAQRYCPAGVYEVITKEDGEKRFQINAQNCVHCKTCDIKDPSQNITWVTPEGAGGPTYPNM; this is translated from the coding sequence GTGGAACGCGAATACATGGAATTCGACGTGGTCATCGTCGGCGCTGGCCCGGCAGGCCTGTCTGCCGCCTGCCGATTGAAGCAGAAGGCCGCCGAAGCCGGTAAGGAAATCAGCGTCTGCGTGGTCGAAAAAGGCTCCGAAGTCGGCGCTCACATCCTGTCCGGTGCCGTGTTTGAACCCCGTGCCCTGAACGAACTGTTCCCGGACTGGAAAGAACTCGGTGCACCGCTCAACACCCCTGTTGTGCGGGATGACATCTATGTACTGCGCTCCAGCGAAGCCGCCACCAAGGTGCCTGACTTCTTTGTGCCCAAGACCATGCACAACGAAGGCAATTACATTATCTCCCTGGGCAACCTGTGCCGCTGGCTCGCCCAGCAGGCCGAGAACCTGGGCGTGGAAGTCTACCCGGGCTTCGCCGCCCAGGAAGCACTGTTCGACGAAAACGGCGTGGTGCGCGGGATCATCACCGGTGACCTCGGCGTCGACCGTGAAGGCCATCCAAAAGAAGGCGTCTACACCCCGGGCATGGAGCTGCGTGGCAAGTACACGCTGTTCGCCGAAGGTTGCCGTGGCCACATCGGCAAGCAACTGATCCAGCGCTTCAACCTGGACAGCGATGCTGACGCCCAGCACTACGGCATCGGCCTGAAAGAAATCTGGGAAATCGACCCGGCCAAGCATCAACCAGGCCTGGTAGTCCACACCGCCGGTTGGCCGTTGGACATCATGAGCGCCGAGAACACCGGTGGTTCGTTCCTCTATCATCTGGAAAACAACCAGGTTGTCGTGGGCTTGATCGTCGACCTGTCCTACAGCAACACCTTCCTGTCGCCGTTCGACGAGTTCCAGCGCCTCAAGCATCACCCGGTGCTGGCCCAGTACCTGGAAGGCGGCAAGCGCATCAGCTACGGCGCCCGTGCCATCTGCAAAGGCGGCCTGAACTCGCTGCCGAAAATGGTGTTCAAGGGCGGCGCGCTGATCGGTTGCGACCTGGGCACCCTGAACTTCGCCAAGATCAAAGGCAGCCACACCGCCATGAAGTCCGGCATGCTCGCCGCTGACGCCGTGGCCGACCGCCTGTTCGCCGAATCCGAAGGCGGCGACGAACTGACCGCTTACGTCGACAGCTTCAAGAACAGCTGGCTCTACGAAGAACTGTTCGCCAGCCGCAACTTCGGCCCGGCGATGCACAAGTTCGGCCCGATCCTGGGTGCCGGCTTCAACTGGTTCGACCAGAATATCCTCGGCGGCAAAATGCCGTTCACCCTGCACGACACCAAGCCGGACTACGCCTGCCTCAAACTGGCCAAGGACAGCAAGAAAATCGATTACCCGAAACCCGACGGCAAGCTGAGCTTCGATAAGCTGAGCTCGGTGTTCATCTCCGGTACCAACCACGAAGAAGAACAGCCGTGCCACCTGAAGCTGAAAGACCCGAGCATCCCGATCGGCACCAACCTGCCGCTCTACGATGAACCGGCACAGCGCTACTGCCCGGCCGGCGTGTATGAAGTGATCACCAAGGAAGACGGCGAGAAGCGCTTCCAGATCAACGCCCAGAACTGCGTGCACTGCAAGACCTGTGACATCAAGGACCCTTCGCAGAACATCACCTGGGTGACACCGGAAGGTGCGGGTGGGCCGACTTACCCGAATATGTAA
- a CDS encoding electron transfer flavoprotein subunit beta/FixA family protein, with product MKVLVAVKRVVDYNVKVRVKADNSGVDLANVKMSMNPFCEIAVEEAVRLKEKGVATEIVVVSIGPTTAQEQLRTALALGADRAILVESAEELTSLAVAKLLKAVVDKEQPSLVILGKQAIDSDNNQTGQMLAALTGYGQGTFASKVEVSGDKVAVTREIDGGAQTVSLKLPAIVTTDLRLNEPRYASLPNIMKAKKKPLEVLTPDALGVSTASTNKTVKVEAPAARSAGIKVKSVAELVEKLKNEAKVI from the coding sequence ATGAAGGTTCTTGTAGCTGTCAAACGCGTTGTCGATTACAACGTGAAAGTTCGCGTCAAGGCGGACAATTCCGGCGTCGACCTCGCTAACGTCAAGATGTCGATGAACCCTTTCTGCGAAATCGCCGTGGAAGAAGCCGTACGCCTGAAAGAGAAAGGCGTTGCGACTGAAATCGTCGTCGTTTCCATCGGTCCGACCACTGCTCAAGAGCAGCTGCGTACCGCCCTGGCGCTGGGTGCCGATCGCGCCATCCTCGTCGAATCCGCTGAAGAGCTGACTTCCCTGGCCGTTGCCAAGTTGTTGAAAGCTGTTGTCGACAAGGAACAGCCATCGCTGGTGATCCTCGGCAAACAAGCCATCGACAGCGACAACAACCAGACTGGCCAGATGCTGGCTGCACTGACCGGTTACGGCCAGGGCACCTTCGCCTCGAAAGTCGAAGTGAGCGGCGACAAGGTTGCCGTGACCCGCGAAATCGATGGCGGCGCGCAAACAGTTTCCCTGAAACTGCCAGCCATCGTCACCACCGACCTGCGTTTGAACGAGCCGCGCTACGCGTCCCTGCCAAACATCATGAAAGCCAAGAAGAAGCCTCTCGAAGTGCTGACTCCGGATGCTTTGGGCGTTTCCACCGCCTCCACCAACAAGACCGTAAAAGTCGAAGCGCCGGCTGCACGCAGCGCGGGCATCAAGGTCAAGTCGGTGGCTGAACTGGTCGAGAAACTGAAAAACGAAGCGAAGGTAATCTAA
- a CDS encoding electron transfer flavoprotein subunit alpha/FixB family protein: MTILVIAEHDNKVVAPATLNTVAAAAKIGGDIHVLVAGQNVGAVAEAAAKIAGVSKVLVADNAAYAHQLPENVAPLVAELGAGYSHILAAATSNGKNILPRVAAQLDVDQISEIVSVESADTFKRPIYAGNAIATVQSTASVKVITVRATGFDPVAAEGGSAAVEAVAAAHDAGTSSFVGEELAKSDRPELTAAKIVVSGGRGMQNGDNFKHLYALADKLGAAVGASRAAVDAGFVPNDMQVGQTGKIVAPQLYIAVGISGAIQHLAGMKDSKVIVAINKDEEAPIFQVADYGLVADLFEAVPELEKLV; the protein is encoded by the coding sequence ATGACTATCTTGGTAATCGCAGAACACGACAACAAGGTTGTGGCCCCGGCCACCCTGAACACTGTTGCCGCCGCCGCCAAAATCGGTGGTGATATCCACGTGCTGGTCGCCGGCCAAAACGTTGGCGCCGTGGCTGAAGCCGCTGCAAAAATCGCTGGCGTGAGCAAAGTACTGGTCGCCGACAACGCGGCCTACGCTCACCAGTTGCCGGAAAACGTTGCCCCGCTGGTAGCAGAGCTGGGCGCTGGTTACAGCCACATCCTGGCTGCCGCTACCTCCAACGGCAAAAACATCCTGCCGCGCGTTGCTGCGCAGTTGGACGTTGACCAGATCTCCGAGATCGTTTCGGTCGAAAGCGCCGACACCTTCAAGCGTCCGATCTATGCCGGTAACGCCATCGCTACCGTGCAGTCCACTGCCTCGGTAAAAGTCATCACCGTGCGTGCCACCGGTTTCGACCCGGTTGCTGCTGAAGGTGGTTCGGCTGCGGTTGAAGCTGTGGCTGCTGCTCACGACGCTGGCACTTCCAGCTTCGTAGGCGAAGAGCTGGCCAAGTCCGATCGGCCGGAACTGACCGCTGCCAAGATCGTGGTTTCCGGCGGTCGCGGCATGCAGAACGGCGACAACTTCAAGCACCTGTACGCCCTGGCTGACAAGCTGGGCGCTGCGGTCGGCGCTTCCCGCGCTGCCGTCGACGCAGGTTTTGTACCGAACGACATGCAGGTCGGTCAGACCGGCAAAATCGTTGCGCCACAGCTGTACATCGCCGTCGGTATCTCCGGCGCGATCCAGCATTTGGCCGGTATGAAAGACTCCAAGGTGATCGTTGCGATCAACAAGGACGAAGAAGCGCCGATCTTCCAGGTGGCTGATTACGGCCTGGTGGCAGACTTGTTCGAAGCCGTACCCGAGTTGGAGAAGCTGGTCTAA